In Streptomyces sp. ML-6, the genomic stretch GATGCTGAAGGCCGGGGTGAGCGTCCTGTCCTGGTACATGAGTTTCTCGATGACCAGGAGCTTGAAGTTGAAGTCGCGAAAGGCAGGCATACCGGGACCATAACCAGCCCTTCTGACACTGGAGCCGGAACGGGAGACGACCCGGATCCGGTCCCGGAGCCGGACCCGGAGGCGTGGAGCCCGTGGCCGAGGGGTTGTCAGTCCCGCCTGCCAGACTCGTACACATGACCAGCAGCACCGGACCTTCCGTTCCGCTCCCGGCCAATCACCGCGTCTCCGAGACGTACGTCGACTGGGCGCGCGTCCACGCCCCCGGCGCCGAGGGCGACGCCCGCGACGTGCTGGCGAAGGCGGACCATGACCGGTACGGGGCGTGGGAGAAGCCCGGACGGTTCGTGGACGGGGCGGCGCGGCTGGCCCGGGGGCTGCCGGCCGCCCATCTGCCGTGGTTCTGGGACACCATCGGGCACTGGATGCTGGAGACGCACCGCCGTTCCGCCGCCCGTGCGTACGGGTACGCGCGCGCTGCGGAGCGTACGCACGAGCTGCCGGTCGACACCGGCTGGCGGTGGGCGAACCTCCAGTTGTTCGCCCGGTTCGGCGCGCTTCCCGCCACCGAGATCAGCGGCGCTCCGGCCTGGCTGGCCGGGGTCTTCGAACCGGGCGACGCGCACCGCGAGTTCGTGCGGCTGCTGACCGTCTGGGCGGCGTCGCCGGGTGAGCTTCCCGCCGATCTGGCCCGCCGGGTCCGGGACTCCGCGCGCGCGGCCGGTCACGGCACCGACGAGGAGGCGCGGGTGCTGGGCGAGGTGCTCGCGGCCGCCCGCGGAAAGGCCGTGCCGGACCGGCTGCTCGACGCGGCGCTCGGCCCGCTCGCCGCCCACCGGCCGGCCGACGACACGGCCACCGCCCTGCTCGACCTGTTCCCCGATTCGAAGAACGACGCGGCGGCCTGGCTGCGGCTGCTCATCGGCTGCGGGGCCGCCGACGCCGCCGCAGCCGGCCGGATCGTTCCGGAGGGCGGCCTCGGCGAGTGGCTGCGGCGGTACGCCGCCCAGTACTCCCACCGCAGGTCCGACGGCGGGGTGCGCCGTCAGGCCATGCCCGCCGAACTCTTCGACCTGGTCACCCGGTTCGCCCCGCGGCTGAAGGCGGACGGCACCCCGGTCCGGCTCCACGAGGACCGCTACCAGTGGCCGCATCTGGACGCCGACCTGCTCGACGTCTGCCTCGCCGAGGGCATCCCCGTCCACGACCCCGGCCCCGCCATCTCCCTGGAGTTCTGGGACAAGGAGTCGCAGCGCGACCTGCGGGCCCTCGCCTCCGACCCGGTGTTCGGCCCCCGGCTCGAGGGCACGGTCCACGCCGGGCTCAGGTCCCGGGGCGGCACGGCCATCAGCCGGCTCCCGCACAATCCGGGCATCGCCGCCGAGGTGCACGGCCGGATCGAGAAGCTGCTCGACACCCTGCGCGGCGGCGGGCTCGCCGCGGCCGACGAGGCCGTGGACGAGCTGCACGGCCTCCTCGACCGGCCCACCGCCGTGGCCCTGGACGGCATCGAGGAGGCCCTCGACGCGCTGGACCTCACCGGCCCGCTGGCCCGGGCCCTGCGCGCGGGGCTGCCCGAGGAGCTGGGCTGGCCCGCCCTGGAGGAGGCCCTCGCCGAATTCGGGCCGGCCGAGACGGTGCACGTCACCTGCACCTGGCCGGTGCTCACGGTGTACGGGGAGCGCCGCGCGTTCGCCGTCGACCACGCGGGCCGGTGCGGCGAGCACGCCCTGGGACTGCCGGAGGGGGCCGCCTTCCCCACGGTGCACTGGGTCGGCGGCCAGTTCCTCGTCTCCTGGCCGGGCGGGGGCGAGGACAGGTCCGTCACGACGGCGTACTGGTCGGACAGCCCCGCCGACACGTTCGAACCGGAACAGTCCTACGGGCTCCGCCCTTACGGCGGCATCATCCAGGGCGGCCTCGGCTACCAGTTCCGGACCCCGGACGGCGGCGGCCGGTTCGACGGCGAGAACGTCCTGCGCCCCGGCGACACCTCGGGCATCGGCCACGGCCTCCGCGACTACCAGATGTACGACGGCCGGTACTTCTGGAGCAGCGAGGTGTTCGGCGAGGACCGACGCAAGGGGTGGACCCGCCTGGACCCCGCCACCGGTGTGCCCACCGCCGACCCCGCCCTGCCCGGCTTCCACGCGCCCGACGCGTCACCGGACGGCACCAGGCCCTTCCTCGACCACCGCATCCTCGCCGAACTGCCGCCCGGCGCCCCGCCGTCCCCGCTCGGCCAGGACGGCCGGCTCACCGGCTGTCGGATCGACCACCACACCCCGTACGCCGGTCCCTCGCCCCGCGCGTTCGAGCTGAGGTCCGTCGACGGCCGCACCGCGTCCTACCGCACCACCACCTTGGGCCGCCGCCCGTGGGGCATCCTCGGACTCCCGGCCGGTGGCGAGGACGCCGTCGTGGTCGGCGACACCACCGTCCGCTGCCACGCCGCCGAGGACAACTCGCTGCTCTGGCAGGTCCGGGGCTTCCCCGGCAGCCGCTACGGCGGACCGGTCCGGGCCACCCTCGGCGAGGAGGCCGGAGCCGTGCCGCCGCCCGCCTTCTGGCACTTCCTCACCCCGCGCGACGAACCGTCCTCCCACGCGCTGCGCGCGGTCACCGACGAGGTCGTGCGCGAACTGCTGGCGTCCGGCGCCGAGGTGGCGCCGCCCGGGGTGACCGACCCCCGGGTCCGGCAGGGCGTCACCCGCGCCGTGCGGCTCGCCGCCGACGTGCTGCGCCGCCTCCGGGAGCTGGCGCACCGGGTGGCCGTCATGCGTGCCGGCCCGGTCGTCGAGCTGCCCGACCCGGTGCCCGACACCCGGCTCGTCCCGGCCCTGCACGGCCTGCTGCCCCAACTGCGGGGCTACGAGGAGCGGCCGCCGCAGCCGCAGCCCGCCCTCCTCACGGCGGTCGCCGCCGACGGCCGGTACCTGCGCGGCGAGATCGACGACGAGGTGCGGGTGCTGGCCCTGCCCGCCCCGCCGCCCGAGTGGGCGGCGCTGACCGGCCGGATCGACGCCGTGGCCTGGCGGGCGGTCGTCGCCGCCACCCCGGACGAGCACCGGGGGGCCCTCACCGCGCTGCTCGACGTGTGGAGCCGCCAGCCGTTCGCGGAACGGGGCACCACCTGGCGCACCGGCCGCGCGCCCGAGGCCGGGGTCGCCGAACTCCGGGCGTCCGGCGCCCAGGTGGCCTCCGGCCCGGTCCGCAGCGACCTGGTGCCCTTCCTGCACCGGGCCGCCGAGCCGGAGCCCACAGGTGCCGAGGAGTGCGGGACCCGCACCGTCGCGGGGGACGACACCGCCCGGCTCCCCCGCCTGCTCGCCCTCCTCGCCGAACGCGGCCCGCTGCCGGTGCCCGAGGAGGCCGTGGACCTGTTCCGCTGGCGTACGGGGGTGCCGCGCGCCATCGCCGCCCTGGTCCTCGACGGCTTCTTCGGCAGCGACGACTACACGGCGCACCTGAAGCTGTGCCGCACCAAGCCGTACAAGGCCGACCGGGAGACCGTGTACGCGTACGACCACCTGCGGCATCGCCTCGGCCTCGCAGGCCGGCGTGCCGTGCTCGCCGCCGCCGTGCCCGCCGACCCCGCGGAGCTCTGGGCCCCCGGCGGCATGACCGCCGCCGCGGACCGGATGGCCGCCGAATGGTCCGGACGGCTCCCGGTCACCGGGTACGTCGACGACGGCAGCCATGCCGCCGCGCTGGCCAAGGACCACGGCCTGCCCGACACCTGGGCCACCGCCCTGCTCACCGGCCGCCTTCCGGAAGCCCCGCTGGACGCCGACGGGGCTCGGGCCGCCGTCACCGCGATCACCTGGGCGTTCACCGAGCGACCGGTCGGCGACCCGGCCGCGGCGGGTGCCCGCACCCTGCTCGACGGGCTCACGGACGCCCCCGCCGGTTCGCTCCAGGACGCCGTCGGCCCGCTCACGGACATACCCGCCGACCGGCTCACCGCCCTGCGCGCCCTGGCGGACCGTTCGGCGGCCACCCCGGTCCCGCCGGGCCAGTACGAGGCCAACCCGCTCTTCAGCGCCCCGGACCTGGTGGACGAGGTGGCGGAGTCCCTCGGCGTCGGCCGCGACGCGGCGGCACTCCACCTCCAGCTGCACGCCCTCGACCGCCCGGCCGACCGCACCGTACGCCGCTGGAACGCCTGGACCCTCGACCACCACCGCGCCGTCCGCAAGGAACTCACCGCCGCGAAGGCCCCGCGCCCCGCCGCGAAGACCCCGACCGCCGACCCGTCCGCCCCGACCGCCGACCCGTCCGCCGCTGCCGCCGTGCCGGCCCCGGCGCACGAACGGTTCGCCCACGCCTGGGCGACGGCCGGCGCTCCTCCCGGGCGGTGAGGCCGGGGGACTCGGCGGTGAGGTCGGCGACTCGGTGGTGGGACTGAGGATTCGGCGGTGAGACTGGGGACTCGGCGGTGAGGCCCGGCGCCTGGCGGGGAGACCCGGAGTCCGGTGGCCTCACGTGTCGAACTCGCCGACCCAGGAACGGTCCAGGAGGCGGACGGGCAGGTACTCGGACTCGACCTCGACGGGGAAGCCCGCGTCGTACGCGAGGCATGCGACGGCCAGCGGTCCGAGGGCCAGAAACCCCGCGAGGTCTCCCGAACGCTCCGGCGCGCTCCAGTACGCCTTGTGGAGTTCCAGTGCCTCCACGAGCGCCTGGTTGAACCCGGCGTGGTCCTTGCGCAGGAACTGGTGGAAGAGGTTGATCGGCGGATACCGCACGCACTGGAGCAGATGGCGCGGCGTGTGCGTGGCGATGCCCGGATGGGACTGCTCGATGGCCGCCGTCAGCTTCTCCGGCAGCCCCGGCTGCTCGTGCCAGTACGTCTGCAGGGCGTCCACCCAGTGGTGGACGTACGCGTCGTCCTCGGCACCGGACGACCGCAGGAGACCGAGCGGGACCCGGCACATCGCGTCCATGCGGGGCCGGTCCCGGCAGACGATGACGAACCAGAGCGTGGTCAGCCAGTTCTCGGCGTTGGCGTGGGGCTGGGGACCCGTGGCTCCGACAGTGCGCATCTCGTGTGCGATGCGCGCCTCGACCGAGCCCTCGGTGACGGAGGCGGCGGCAAAGGCCGCCGTCCCCATCTGCATGGCGGAGACGGTCGCGTCCCACGTGTCGAAACGGTTGCCGCGCGGATTGAGGGCCTGGTTCGCCCGCACGTGCAGGAGTGCCCCGTCCAGTGCCGTGCCGACGGTCACGGGCGAGGAGGCCAGCTGCCGGAGGCTCGCCTCGAACTCCTCGGCCAGACGCTCGGCGGTCTGCTGGTCGACCGAGGGAACGGCGTGCCGCTCCACCATCACCGTCACGGGGTGCTCCTGTCAGTGGTTCAGCGGTTCAGTGGTTCCGAGAAGGAGCCTCCTCTCTATACGGTCCGATACCGGATCGGCGAATTCCGGAGCCCCGTGCGGCGTTCTGCTTGCGTCAGGGCCGGATGCCGTCGTACTGCAGGACGCGGTAGGGCGTCTTGCCGTGGTTCACGGACTGCCACTGCGAGGCGATCAGGGTCAGGGACGTGGCGCTCGCGCTGCCGGGGTGGATGTATCCGCCGTAGAGGAACGGGAGCTGGGGCTTGCCCCAGTGGTGCGGCGGGAGGGCGTCGCCGACGATCTGCACCTTGGGGGCGGTCCACACCGCGTCCGGACGGGGTGCGGTGCGGGTGCAGATCGAGTAGTCGTCCACGTCGAAGTAGCTCATGCAGTACGTGTCGCCGATCCGCTTGACGGAGAACTCGCCGATCTTGTTGCCCGACAGCATGACCGACGGGGCCGCCGCCCGCGTCCACTGCCAGCGGCCGTCCAGGAAGGCCCAGTTCTCCTGGGCGCCGAAGTTGCCCGCGCGGAACTCGTCCGGCCGGATGCGGAACAGCTGGATCGCGCCGCCGTCGGCGGTGTTCGTGTGCGTGCCGTTCCAGCGCTTGGAGAAGATGTACAGCCAGCCGTCGGGGTCGATGCCCGCGAACGACCACATCCCGTACATGGACTGGTTCGTCCCCTGGGTGTCGCCGGCCCAGTGGTACGGGTAGTCCTGCCAGGTCACGCCGTAGTCGTCCGAGTAGGCGACGCCCGACATCAGTGAGCCGTCGTACCCGGCCGGAATGTTCTCCCACAGCGCCACGGACGTGTACTGGATGTAGGTGCGCCCGCCGAATTCGATGCAGTCGTTCGGGATGCGGGTGATCTCGAAGCCGTGCCCGTTGTCGGCCCAGTGCGCGTAGTCGAGGCACTGCTTGGCGGCGCCGCCGGTGGGCATCGCCCAGGAGAACGAGATCGGGGTCCCGCCGGAGGCGTCGAAGGACGCCTGGTTCAGGATCACCGGGGATCCCAGGTAGGGGTCGGCCTGGGCGATCCCGCCGAACGCGTCGCCGAACACGTAGCCCCAGGTGTTGTCGTGCTCCCGGTGGTAGGGGATCGCCAGGTCCCCGGAGCCGAGCCCCTGCGCGCTCGCCGAGTCGCCGGGCTGCTCGCACAGGGGCGTGCCCGTCTGGAGCAGCCGGGCGTCCGGGCGGTCGGGGGCCGTCCGGGCGGACCGGTCGTCGGCGGTCGCCGTGCCGGGGGCGGCACCCAGCAGGCCGGCTCCCAGGGCGAAGCCCATGCCCGCCTTGAGCGCCGACCGACGGGTGGTGTGCCGGTGGTCCGGCTGCGAGGGGGTGGGCATGTTCGGTCCTCCGTGGGTCTGTGGGTCCGTGGGCCAGGGGGTTCGTGGGGCAGGAGGTTCGTGGGGTCAGGGGGTTCGTGGGGCAGGGTGGCGTGGGGCCGTCGGCCCGACGGTCCGACGGTCCGACGTCCGTGCCTACGCCTTGCGGAGTCGGGCGACGATGCCGTCGAGGTCGCGCTTGAACAGGTCGGGGCGGACGAAGTGGCCACCGGGCACCTCGTGCCACTCGTGCGGGATGTTCGCCTTGCCCAGCAGGCTGCGGAACTCCCGCTGACCGGCCAGGACCTGGGTCTCGTTGGCCGTGTCGAACCAGTTGATCGGGTCGGGGCTGGTGCCGGCGACCAGGAAGACCCGCTTGTTGCGGTAGCTCTCGATGCGCTGGACCGGGTTGTCGGCGCTGACCCGGGCCTCGTCCCACAGCGGTACGCCGTAGACCGTGCCGCCGCCCAGGTCGAGGGCGGCGGAGGACAGGTTGGCCCAGTGGGCGACCAGGCCGAAGTCGCGGCGCAGGCTGGCCGGTCCGGAGTGGGCGCTGACCGAGGCGAAGTGGCCGTAGTACTTGGCCGCGTACTTCAGCGCACCGAAGCCGCCCATCGAGAACCCGGAGACGGCACGGCCGTTGTACTCGGCGTACGTACGGAAGTTCGCGTCGATCCACGGGAGCAGCTGGGCGATGTGGAACGTCTCCCAGTTGCGGGGGCCCACGTTGGAGCTGACCGGGTTGGAGTACCAGCCCGCGTGGCCGCCGTCGGGCATCACGACGATGATCGGCTTGCCCGCGGTCCAGTCGCGGATGCCCATGCGGTCGAAGGTGATGAAGTCCTGGTCGGTGCCGCCGCCGTGGAAGAGGTAGAGGACGGGGTAGGTGCGTCCGCTGGTGTGGTAGCCGTCGGGGAGCAGGACGTTGACGCCCGGGTTCCAGCCGATCGCGTCGGTCTGGAAGCGGTAGTACCACATGCGGCTGTTGCTCTCGTTGCGGTCCACGATGCGCAGCCCGAAGCCGTCCCCCGCCGCCTGGGCCGCGGTGGCCGTTCCGAGGACGCCGGCCCCGCCGAGGGCCGCCGCGGCGGAGATTCCGCCGACGGTCTTCAGGACACTTCTGCGGGTGGGTCGGTGCTCGCTCAAGATGACCTCCTGGGGGAAGAGGGAAGGGAGGAGGAAGGGGGAAGGGGGCAGTTGTCGGTGATCCAGGTGCCCCTCTCGGGGTTCCAGTGGATGGTGGCCTTCTGGAACTTCTGCGCCTTGCCGCCGCCCGCCTCGTCGGTCTCGTCGGTGAGGGGGTAGCCGAGAGCGGCCTCGTGCCCGGCGGCGTGGAAGGCGTCGTGGATCGCGCCGTGGACGGTGTGGGTGCCGGTCTGCGGGGACCAGAGGAACAGGCCGCGTTCGAAGAACTGGTAGCGGCCCCGGGTGCCGTCCGGCGCCGGTGCGGCGTCCGCCTCGTCCATGGTGGGGAATCCCCAGCGGCGTTCCGCGTCCGTGTCCCAGAACTTCCGCAGGATGTCGCCGTGGATCGCGTGGGCCACGTCCGGGTGCCAGATGATGATCCCGTTCCGGAAGAGCTGGAAGCGTCCGCCGAGCGAGGAGTCCTCCTCGGCGCGGACCGGTGCGCCGAGCGGTCCGTCGCTGCCGCCCAGGGCGGCGTACTTCGCGCCGATCGTGCCGTACGGCTGGAACGCCTCGGCCATCAGCTCCCGGGCGTAGCCCTCCGCCTGGCCGTAGCGCTCCGGGTACGCGGAGCGCTGGACGGCCTGGGCCAGTTCGCCCGCGGTGGCCCAGTCGGGCTCCATCTGCTGGGCCACCTCGAAGAACTTGTTCGCGGCGTAGTCGACGTCGAGGCACTGGGCGGGTTCGCACCAGCCCATCGAGGGCCGCTGCTGGAAGACGCCGAGCGAATCCCGGTCCCCGCAGGCCAGGTTGTTCATGCGGGACTCGACCCAGCCCGTCTCGAATCCGGCGAGCATCACCTTGGCGGACACGCCGCGGCGCTGCCCGACCTCGTACACCTTGCGGGTCACCGCGATGTCCCGGTTCGCCGGGATGTCGCAGAAGAGTTCGGCCGGGGCGGAGTTCCCCAGGGGGCCCGGTACGTCGCCCGCGCCCTGCGCGAACGCCGCCGGGTTGCCGAGGCCGGACATGGCCACGGCGATCAGCAGGACCGCTGATCTCCTCATCACGCGTCGTCGTTCGGTCGAGCCACGCACGTGTCTGCTCCTTCGCGTCGGAACGGCCTTGTGCGGCCCGTCGGCCGACGGTCCGCAAGGTAGTCATGAGGTGACTGTCCGGCACATCCGGAACGATCCGGAGTGACAATCCGCGGCATGGGCGCCGATACTCACCGCATGGGTGGGTCCGGCGACTTCGGCGGTTCGCAGTCGGGCACCCGGGGGTGGTCCGTCGTGCGCACGGCGGGCAACCAGGCCGAGGCGCGGTCGGAACCGGCCGGCAGCCGGACCCGGTACCACTGGGTGGAGCTCGCGTCGGACTCGTCGATGATGGGCGTCCCCCGGAGGAGCCGGCAGTGGACGGCGAGGACGTCGCCGTGCCACACCCGGGTCGGAACAACGTTGTCGATGGTGTACGGCCGGAGGGGGTCGATCGCCAGGCCGAGGCTGCACTGCGGACTCCGGTCGGTACGGCCCCGGCAGCCGTCGTCGGCGTTGAACACCCGGAGCCGCCCCGTCGGTTCGCCGAGCGCGTCCGGCGCGGCGCCGCCGACGGCGTGCGCCCAGACCGTCGCGGCCACCGCGCACACCGCGACGGCCACGGGGGCGGCTGCCGGGGCGGTACGGAGCCACCGGCGGCGACGTGCCGGGCGGGGTGTACGGGGAGGGCGGGGCGTACGCGTAGGGCGAGGCGACGGCGATGGCGATGGCTCCGGGTGGGGCGACGGCGACGGCTCCGGGCAGGGTGACAGAGACGATGACCGCGACGACGACCGTGCGGTGATGCGCGCCAGGATGCTCTCGGCGCTGTGCGCGGCGCGTTCGGCGTGGGTCGGGGCCAGGCAGTCGACGGCCAGGTCACGCCAGAACGGCGGCAGCGCACGGTCGATCCGCAGCGGTGCGCGCCCGGCGGCGTACTCCTGGACCGCCGCGCCGCGCGCCGTCGACGTCGCGCCGGGGAACGGCGAGGCGCCGGACGCGAACACCTCGTGGATCATGATGCCCAGGGCCCAGATGTCGGCGCTGGGCCGGACCTCCACGCCGTGTTCGCCGAGCGGGGCCCGCCAGCGCTCGGGCGGGAGGTAGTCCGGGGTGCCCATCGGCGGCGCGTACCCGTGGGTGCCGGCGGTGCCGGTCAGTTCGGTGGCGAGCCCGAAGTCCGACAGCCGGGGCGTGCCGTCGGCCATCAGCAGGATGTTCTCCGGCTTGAGGTCGCCGTGCACCCAGCCGCTGCGGTGCAGATGGGCCAGGCCCTCGCAGATCCCGGCGAACAGCCGGGCCACGTCCGCCTCCGCGACCCCGGCGTCGAACACCTCCCGCAGGCTGCGTTCGGCCCGCTCCATCACCAGCACGATCGCCCCGTCCAGGAACGCCCGGTCGGGATCGCTGATCACGACGGAGTCCAGCAGGCGGATCAGCCCCGGATGCCCGGCCCGGTGGCAGAGTTCGACCTCGCGCCGGGCGGTCTCCGCGACCTTGCGGGCCTGGCGCGGTGCGAGCCCGGCGGTCGGCAGGAACTTGAGCGCGACTTCTGCCGGCTCGTCGGGTGCGCCCTCCACCGGCTCCTCGGGCGGGCCTGTCGGAGCGCCGACGCGGCGGCCGGCGTGGACCGTCGCCCA encodes the following:
- a CDS encoding serine/threonine-protein kinase, coding for MHARGDTSESDHTEPLPYGYRVGRWEVTGPIASGGWATVHAGRRVGAPTGPPEEPVEGAPDEPAEVALKFLPTAGLAPRQARKVAETARREVELCHRAGHPGLIRLLDSVVISDPDRAFLDGAIVLVMERAERSLREVFDAGVAEADVARLFAGICEGLAHLHRSGWVHGDLKPENILLMADGTPRLSDFGLATELTGTAGTHGYAPPMGTPDYLPPERWRAPLGEHGVEVRPSADIWALGIMIHEVFASGASPFPGATSTARGAAVQEYAAGRAPLRIDRALPPFWRDLAVDCLAPTHAERAAHSAESILARITARSSSRSSSLSPCPEPSPSPHPEPSPSPSPRPTRTPRPPRTPRPARRRRWLRTAPAAAPVAVAVCAVAATVWAHAVGGAAPDALGEPTGRLRVFNADDGCRGRTDRSPQCSLGLAIDPLRPYTIDNVVPTRVWHGDVLAVHCRLLRGTPIIDESDASSTQWYRVRLPAGSDRASAWLPAVRTTDHPRVPDCEPPKSPDPPMR
- a CDS encoding esterase family protein, with the translated sequence MSEHRPTRRSVLKTVGGISAAAALGGAGVLGTATAAQAAGDGFGLRIVDRNESNSRMWYYRFQTDAIGWNPGVNVLLPDGYHTSGRTYPVLYLFHGGGTDQDFITFDRMGIRDWTAGKPIIVVMPDGGHAGWYSNPVSSNVGPRNWETFHIAQLLPWIDANFRTYAEYNGRAVSGFSMGGFGALKYAAKYYGHFASVSAHSGPASLRRDFGLVAHWANLSSAALDLGGGTVYGVPLWDEARVSADNPVQRIESYRNKRVFLVAGTSPDPINWFDTANETQVLAGQREFRSLLGKANIPHEWHEVPGGHFVRPDLFKRDLDGIVARLRKA
- a CDS encoding DUF4185 domain-containing protein; its protein translation is MPTPSQPDHRHTTRRSALKAGMGFALGAGLLGAAPGTATADDRSARTAPDRPDARLLQTGTPLCEQPGDSASAQGLGSGDLAIPYHREHDNTWGYVFGDAFGGIAQADPYLGSPVILNQASFDASGGTPISFSWAMPTGGAAKQCLDYAHWADNGHGFEITRIPNDCIEFGGRTYIQYTSVALWENIPAGYDGSLMSGVAYSDDYGVTWQDYPYHWAGDTQGTNQSMYGMWSFAGIDPDGWLYIFSKRWNGTHTNTADGGAIQLFRIRPDEFRAGNFGAQENWAFLDGRWQWTRAAAPSVMLSGNKIGEFSVKRIGDTYCMSYFDVDDYSICTRTAPRPDAVWTAPKVQIVGDALPPHHWGKPQLPFLYGGYIHPGSASATSLTLIASQWQSVNHGKTPYRVLQYDGIRP
- a CDS encoding immunity 49 family protein, whose protein sequence is MVERHAVPSVDQQTAERLAEEFEASLRQLASSPVTVGTALDGALLHVRANQALNPRGNRFDTWDATVSAMQMGTAAFAAASVTEGSVEARIAHEMRTVGATGPQPHANAENWLTTLWFVIVCRDRPRMDAMCRVPLGLLRSSGAEDDAYVHHWVDALQTYWHEQPGLPEKLTAAIEQSHPGIATHTPRHLLQCVRYPPINLFHQFLRKDHAGFNQALVEALELHKAYWSAPERSGDLAGFLALGPLAVACLAYDAGFPVEVESEYLPVRLLDRSWVGEFDT